A genomic segment from Bufo bufo chromosome 8, aBufBuf1.1, whole genome shotgun sequence encodes:
- the AJM1 gene encoding apical junction component 1 homolog — protein sequence MTRTDPPDILLSSVYQDVKVTLNPDSPVPCSTAQCDSFMSSHREVTQPQFNKRHCRSFDFLESLDDQVTNPPVMENPQRGGHRRAGTPEPSSQPVGRRSSTRTEAQYTSQGMDTAREASKEQKRRPRSKSAPRVKTTFTSVPIQMSSSQSPPPTSRRGREVTRSSREPQKSVASPKREVTYAPTKVLMNEVHPIKLQPRRNSASRISPLCFSNNCMEDPHSGKPISSPHVRCRVDIKPDDAVIQHAAHTSSKPCQAWGDTQHCTRQPGTPRSLAVPNARLMSVSRTPTPSDSYSVDPRMTHFACTPGGEMYAPDVRSIPYQSVASPRDFTQYTTRDCGQYISPTMPTTFYYTDDDANLSQTIPIKSRGYYPRPYPDTGVPAHAYYTEDNPTLAPRTYYIEDPRSYAIQEAPLRTFYGEDPRYYPPRSAPTKNLYADDPRTYPIQGTSSKLYFTEDIAKYSEREALSRTYPYPRSTQPLQFSEWYFPDQSPLPYQTIQMPTFPTHTSGREAMLSSWHASYSMNQQRLGTDSRNYSRSWDNILNTGGRKEDPLSRGRSYENLLCRERRALSPDDRRQPVVVNLSCSPKRYAALSLSENSIIEKVQTDGGGGRYTMGRSWFVTPEITITDNDLRANGVGRSDRRSASWDVIDSGVSPPAYPTHASYPAKDKLPSRSSRHRSLEQLDELIADLVIDYKPPSSRRPSEADALADQLRKLIKEDMIGIPRKSEQYGQMAHLLQNRPLKEQPTPTFPEFQRGQRRGPFPEVPVTSPHKPLEDCSPDHSADEDDLLTCSNAKCRRTETMFNACLYFKSCHSCYTYYCSRNCRREDWDIHKENCIYGRMGSVCRHVLKFCRENTEVHKAFSRIAKVGYLSRGRGVLFLGFPNPGSADNFLQLGLEGLLMSPTYLSLRELESYSDNLGEHAKELQIAGNQYDPEECFLLNVTVAVGQSGSDRLSSRAHHVPTIRKYAKIALASSSPERKITKKEKDMETLILTPPPGTADLDKDGEEGRKAREVCFIHIQRELRIRGVFLRHEYPKIYQQLCEFVENNKRFTPTTIYPIDRRTGKQFMCMIMAASEPRTLDWVASPNLLDDIM from the coding sequence ATGACACGAACCGACCCGCCTGACATACTCTTGTCTTCGGTTTATCAAGACGTGAAGGTGACGCTCAACCCAGATTCTCCAGTCCCCTGCTCAACCGCACAATGTGACAGCTTCATGTCTAGCCACAGAGAGGTCACTCAACCGCAATTCAACAAGAGGCACTGCCGTAGCTTTGACTTCCTCGAATCCTTAGACGACCAGGTAACCAACCCACCAGTCATGGAAAACCCTCAACGAGGAGGTCACAGACGTGCCGGAACCCCTGAACCGTCATCCCAGCCCGTTGGGAGGAGGTCTTCTACCAGGACTGAAGCTCAGTATACTTCCCAAGGGATGGACACAGCCAGAGAAGCATCCAAAGAACAAAAAAGACGACCAAGGTCAAAGAGTGCACCCCGGGTCAAAACCACCTTCACATCAGTTCCCATACAGATGTCTTCTTCGCAGTCTCCACCTCCGACTTCCAGAAGAGGTAGAGAAGTTACCAGGTCTTCTCGAGAGCCTCAAAAATCAGTGGCTTCTCCAAAAAGGGAGGTCACCTATGCGCCTACAAAGGTATTAATGAACGAGGTGCACCCCATTAAATTACAGCCACGACGCAACAGTGCCAGCCGCATCTCCCCCTTGTGCTTTAGCAACAATTGCATGGAGGACCCTCATAGTGGGAAACCAATCTCCAGCCCTCACGTGCGCTGTCGGGTGGACATAAAGCCAGATGACGCCGTCATTCAGCATGCTGCCCACACCTCCTCTAAGCCCTGTCAGGCTTGGGGTGATACGCAACACTGCACACGGCAACCGGGCACCCCAAGGAGCTTAGCTGTGCCAAATGCAAGACTTATGTCTGTGTCCCGTACGCCCACACCCAGCGATTCCTACAGTGTTGATCCAAGGATGACTCATTTTGCTTGTACCCCAGGGGGAGAGATGTATGCACCAGATGTGCGAAGTATTCCATACCAAAGTGTTGCTTCACCGAGGGACTTCACACAGTACACCACCAGGGACTGCGGGCAGTACATCAGCCCAACCATGCCCACGACATTCTACTACACTGATGACGATGCCAACCTCAGCCAAACCATACCAATCAAAAGTAGAGGGTATTATCCCCGTCCATATCCTGATACTGGTGTTCCTGCACATGCATATTACACTGAGGACAACCCGACTCTGGCGCCAAGGACCTATTATATTGAGGACCCCAGATCTTATGCTATTCAGGAAGCCCCACTAAGGACGTTTTATGGAGAGGATCCCCGTTATTACCCTCCTCGTAGTGCCCCTACCAAAAACCTTTATGCAGATGACCCGAGAACTTACCCGATTCAGGGCACGTCATCAAAGCTCTATTTTACTGAGGATATAGCAAAGTATTCAGAAAGAGAGGCTTTATCCCGTACATATCCCTATCCCAGGAGCACCCAGCCATTGCAGTTCAGCGAGTGGTACTTTCCGGATCAGAGCCCCTTACCTTACCAGACCATACAGATGCCTACATTTCCCACGCACACCAGTGGGAGGGAGGCAATGCTTTCTTCTTGGCACGCTTCATACAGCATGAACCAGCAAAGACTTGGGACCGACTCCAGAAATTATTCTCGATCTTGGGACAATATATTGAATACTGGTGGGCGCAAGGAGGACCCACTCTCGCGAGGGCGCAGCTACGAGAACCTGTTGTGCCGAGAGCGACGTGCCTTATCTCCAGATGACAGACGCCAACCTGTCGTTGTCAATCTCTCTTGTTCTCCCAAGCGCTACGCTGCCCTATCTCTCTCAGAGAATTCCATTATAGAAAAGGTCCAAACGGATGGGGGCGGCGGGAGGTACACAATGGGACGTTCATGGTTTGTTACCCCAGAAATTACCATAACAGACAATGATCTAAGAGCAAACGGGGTGGGAAGGAGTGACCGGCGTTCGGCCAGCTGGGATGTGATTGATTCTGGAGTGTCACCACCCGCTTACCCAACCCATGCCTCCTATCCTGCCAAAGATAAGTTGCCAAGCAGGTCTTCGAGGCACCGTAGCTTGGAGCAGCTTGATGAACTCATTGCGGATCTGGTAATTGATTATAAGCCGCCATCGAGTCGTCGACCTAGCGAGGCAGACGCCCTGGCTGACCAACTGAGGAAGTTAATTAAAGAAGACATGATAGGGATACCGAGGAAATCAGAGCAGTATGGGCAAATGGCCCACTTGCTACAAAACCGACCTCTCAAGGAACAGCCAACTCCAACATTCCCCGAATTTCAAAGAGGTCAAAGGAGAGGGCCGTTCCCTGAGGTGCCAGTGACTAGCCCCCATAAACCCTTAGAGGACTGTTCCCCAGACCACAGTGCGGATGAAGATGACCTACTGACCTGTTCTAATGCCAAGTGCAGACGCACAGAGACCATGTTCAATGCCTGCCTGTACTTCAAGTCCTGCCATAGCTGCTACACCTATTACTGTTCCCGTAATTGCCGACGAGAGGACTGGGACATACACAAGGAGAACTGTATCTACGGTAGAATGGGTAGCGTCTGTCGGCATGTGCTCAAATTTTGCAGAGAGAACACCGAGGTGCACAAAGCATTTTCTAGAATCGCCAAGGTGGGTTACTTGTCCCGCGGGAGAGGGGTGCTTTTCCTGGGTTTCCCTAACCCAGGTTCTGCAGATAATTTTCTTCAGCTAGGTCTGGAAGGACTTCTCATGTCTCCCACCTACTTATCTCTGAGGGAGCTCGAGAGTTACTCGGACAACCTCGGAGAACATGCCAAGGAGCTTCAGATAGCAGGCAACCAATACGACCCTGAGGAATGTTTCCTGTTGAATGTAACTGTGGCGGTGGGACAAAGTGGTTCTGACCGACTCTCGTCCAGAGCCCACCACGTCCCCACTATTCGCAAGTATGCCAAAATAGCCTTAGCCTCTTCTAGTCCGGAGCGGAAGAtcacaaaaaaggaaaaagacaTGGAGACCCTGATCCTTACTCCACCCCCGGGCACCGCCGACCTGGATAAGGATGGAGAAGAAGGGAGGAAGGCCAGGGAGGTTTGCTTCATACATATCCAGAGGGAGTTACGGATCAGGGGGGTCTTCCTTCGACACGAGTACCCTAAGATCTACCAGCAGCTTTGCGAGTTTGTGGAGAACAATAAGAGGTTCACCCCCACCACAATTTACCCCATCGATCGGAGGACTGGCAAACAGTTCATGTGCATGATTATGGCAGCTTCAGAGCCTAGGACTCTTGATTGGGTGGCCAGTCCCAATCTCCTGGATGATATCATGTGA